In the genome of Pseudomonas sp. P5_109, one region contains:
- a CDS encoding YncE family protein, producing the protein MDRTIKIVGSALILGMALIWLGVWRTAPASMLSEVALPDTWSNRTLERDGVSVVFDVKPLAEDGVLREGGFADVQFRVTDKTSGQPMSGVAPGAWLDPEAVAADQAQGRDKSCKSRVGVFLKSSIGARPMLDLNSYFLLVMSRDASVSVVDPSVSVGGITSTLARIDLKQPPMDWVTPKDNKRVFVSMPTAGEVAVIDSEQFKLIDSVAAGNNPVRVALQPDERLLWVGNNAAKDGQSGVTVIDTASLKPLKHLATGAGHHEIAFSKDSRFAYVTNRDDGTLSIVDIASLSISKQLKTGSHPLSVMYSPLSGAAYVADGKDGTVTVVDGNSQSVRRVIKLKQGLGPMGFSADGRFGIVLNTLENQAAVIDTANDALIHELNVSAEPYQVVFTKAYAYVRGLASAKVTMINLASLGEGRAPIIQGFEAGTQAPRMAGDLPLASSLAVSRDDNAVFVVNPVDNTTYFYAEGMNAPMSGYPNRGQVARAALVIDRSLREIEPGLYSSRVKLPAAGRFDVAFLLNQPNIIHCFSTLVEADKNLDRQRGVPKVEFMLDKFTADLGSPYVVRFRIVEGKQKAQRSGVKDVQVRYFRAPTSRPQEVAALEVADGVYEAPVTLDQDGAWYLHVRAASLGSSFDDKTFASVRVIPGDTQ; encoded by the coding sequence ATGGACAGGACCATCAAAATCGTTGGCAGTGCGCTGATCCTCGGGATGGCGCTGATCTGGCTCGGCGTGTGGCGAACCGCACCGGCGAGCATGCTCAGCGAGGTTGCATTGCCCGACACCTGGAGCAACCGGACGCTGGAGCGTGACGGGGTTTCGGTGGTCTTTGATGTGAAGCCGTTGGCCGAGGACGGCGTGTTGCGCGAGGGCGGTTTTGCCGATGTGCAGTTTCGGGTCACGGACAAGACCTCGGGTCAACCCATGTCTGGCGTGGCGCCGGGTGCCTGGCTCGACCCGGAGGCCGTCGCCGCCGACCAGGCCCAGGGTCGCGACAAGAGCTGCAAGTCGCGGGTCGGGGTGTTCCTGAAGTCGAGTATCGGCGCGCGTCCCATGCTCGACCTCAATAGTTACTTCCTGCTGGTGATGAGCCGTGATGCCAGCGTCTCGGTGGTCGACCCGTCGGTGTCCGTCGGCGGCATCACCAGCACCCTGGCGCGGATCGATCTGAAACAGCCGCCGATGGACTGGGTGACGCCCAAAGACAACAAACGGGTGTTTGTCTCGATGCCCACTGCCGGCGAAGTGGCGGTGATCGACAGTGAACAGTTCAAGCTGATCGACTCGGTGGCGGCCGGCAACAATCCGGTACGCGTGGCCCTGCAACCGGACGAACGTCTGCTGTGGGTCGGCAACAATGCTGCAAAGGACGGGCAATCCGGGGTCACGGTGATCGACACTGCCAGCCTCAAACCCCTCAAGCACCTGGCCACCGGGGCCGGGCACCACGAAATCGCGTTCAGCAAGGACAGCCGCTTCGCCTACGTCACCAACCGCGATGACGGCACCCTGAGCATCGTCGACATCGCCAGCCTGAGCATCAGCAAACAACTCAAGACCGGTTCGCACCCGTTGTCCGTGATGTATTCACCGCTGTCCGGTGCCGCTTATGTGGCCGATGGCAAGGACGGCACGGTGACTGTGGTCGACGGCAACAGCCAGTCGGTGCGCCGGGTGATCAAGCTCAAACAGGGGCTGGGTCCGATGGGGTTCAGCGCCGACGGTCGTTTTGGCATCGTGCTCAATACCCTGGAGAACCAGGCCGCGGTGATCGACACCGCCAACGACGCGCTGATCCATGAGCTGAACGTCTCCGCCGAGCCCTATCAAGTGGTGTTCACCAAGGCCTATGCCTATGTGCGCGGGCTGGCTTCAGCGAAAGTCACGATGATCAACCTGGCGTCCCTCGGCGAGGGCCGCGCGCCGATCATCCAGGGTTTCGAGGCTGGCACCCAGGCACCGCGGATGGCCGGTGACCTGCCGCTGGCGTCGAGCCTGGCGGTATCGCGGGACGATAACGCGGTGTTCGTGGTCAACCCGGTGGACAACACCACCTACTTCTACGCCGAAGGCATGAACGCGCCGATGTCCGGTTACCCCAATCGCGGACAGGTGGCGCGGGCGGCGCTGGTCATTGACCGCAGCCTGCGGGAAATCGAACCCGGGCTGTACAGCTCGCGGGTCAAGCTGCCGGCGGCGGGGCGTTTCGACGTGGCGTTCCTGCTCAACCAGCCGAACATCATCCACTGCTTCAGCACCCTGGTAGAGGCCGACAAAAACCTCGACCGGCAGCGTGGGGTGCCCAAGGTGGAGTTCATGCTCGACAAGTTCACCGCTGACCTCGGCAGCCCGTACGTGGTGCGCTTCCGCATCGTCGAGGGCAAGCAGAAGGCACAGCGCAGCGGGGTCAAGGATGTTCAGGTGCGCTACTTCCGCGCCCCGACTTCGCGACCACAGGAGGTCGCCGCCCTGGAAGTTGCCGACGGTGTCTATGAAGCCCCGGTGACCCTCGACCAGGACGGTGCCTGGTACCTGCACGTGCGGGCGGCGTCCCTCGGCTCCAGCTTCGATGACAAGACCTTTGCCAGCGTTCGGGTGATACCCGGCGATACCCAGTAA
- a CDS encoding lytic transglycosylase domain-containing protein — translation MKSLTTGLLGLLVLTGAAQADVFVSVDANGSYVLSNVHRPGRHYERVIHEPEAAVVSLDQQPQMIAAQPYAELVSAAATANELPAALLHAVIKTESSYNAHATSSRGARGLMQLMPDTAREMGVTNAYDPKANIQGGARYLKRLMTMFDNDIRLAVAAYNAGPQAVLSRGNVVPPFAETQRYVPNVLNQYRRLQGLAADAPL, via the coding sequence ATGAAATCACTCACCACCGGGTTGCTGGGTCTGCTTGTGTTGACCGGCGCCGCACAGGCCGATGTGTTTGTTTCCGTGGATGCCAATGGCAGCTACGTCCTGTCCAATGTCCACCGCCCCGGACGCCACTATGAACGGGTGATCCACGAGCCCGAAGCGGCGGTGGTCAGCCTCGATCAGCAACCGCAGATGATCGCCGCGCAACCCTACGCCGAGCTGGTGTCGGCGGCGGCCACGGCCAACGAACTGCCGGCGGCGCTGCTGCACGCCGTGATCAAGACCGAATCGAGCTACAACGCCCACGCTACCTCCTCCCGGGGCGCTCGCGGACTGATGCAGTTGATGCCTGACACCGCCCGCGAAATGGGCGTGACCAACGCCTACGACCCCAAGGCCAACATCCAGGGCGGCGCCCGCTATCTCAAGCGCCTGATGACGATGTTCGACAACGATATTCGCCTCGCCGTGGCGGCCTACAACGCCGGACCGCAAGCGGTGCTCAGTCGCGGCAACGTGGTCCCGCCGTTCGCCGAAACCCAGCGTTATGTGCCCAACGTGCTGAACCAGTATCGGCGTTTGCAGGGCTTGGCCGCGGACGCTCCGCTGTGA
- a CDS encoding LysR family transcriptional regulator: MNPFEDMRIFCQVMDSGSFTAAADQLGLSKQFVSRRLMQLEERLGVRLLNRSTRRLDVTPLGQSYYESALRLLSEVEQVEQGIAGQTTEPRGTIRASAPLSFALAHLGCLLPVFLQRYRDVTVEMDLSDRPVDLLGEGYDLALRIGTLEDSTLIARRIASIERVYCASPAYLAERGTPRKPEDLHGHDCLPYGHGRQVQWRFAGQGKPLSVNVSGRMRVNNGELLKDAAIAGLGITYLPTFIVGSALKDGRLVEVLGDLRPEPLTLSAVYPQHRQSSRPVQALVEFLREELDQSGGGL; encoded by the coding sequence ATGAACCCCTTCGAAGATATGCGTATTTTTTGCCAGGTCATGGACTCCGGCAGCTTCACCGCTGCCGCCGATCAACTGGGGCTGTCCAAGCAGTTTGTCAGCCGCCGCTTGATGCAACTCGAAGAGCGCCTGGGCGTGCGCTTGCTCAATCGCTCGACCCGGCGACTGGATGTCACGCCGCTTGGGCAGAGTTACTACGAGTCAGCCTTGCGCCTGCTTAGCGAAGTCGAACAAGTGGAGCAGGGCATCGCCGGCCAGACCACCGAGCCTCGCGGGACCATTCGTGCGAGTGCGCCGCTGTCGTTCGCGCTGGCGCATCTTGGGTGCCTGTTGCCGGTGTTTTTGCAGCGCTATCGCGACGTGACCGTGGAGATGGATTTAAGCGATCGCCCCGTGGATTTGCTCGGTGAAGGTTACGACCTGGCGTTGCGCATTGGCACCCTGGAAGACTCGACACTAATTGCCCGACGCATTGCCTCGATTGAACGGGTGTACTGCGCAAGCCCCGCGTACCTGGCCGAGCGCGGCACACCGCGCAAGCCTGAGGATTTGCACGGTCATGACTGCCTGCCGTACGGCCATGGTCGCCAGGTGCAATGGCGTTTTGCGGGGCAGGGCAAGCCCTTGAGCGTCAATGTCAGCGGGCGAATGCGGGTCAACAACGGTGAGTTGCTCAAGGACGCGGCCATCGCCGGCCTGGGGATCACGTATTTGCCGACGTTCATTGTCGGCTCGGCCCTGAAGGATGGACGGCTGGTGGAAGTGCTGGGGGATTTGCGGCCGGAGCCGCTGACGTTGTCGGCGGTCTATCCGCAACACCGGCAGAGTTCGCGGCCGGTGCAGGCGCTGGTTGAGTTTTTGCGCGAGGAACTGGATCAGTCTGGGGGTGGGTTGTAG
- the gspG gene encoding type II secretion system major pseudopilin GspG yields the protein MNQHLRNARRTQSGFTLLELLVVLVVLGLLAGIVAPKYFAQLGRSEVKVAKAQIEGLSKALDLYRLEVGHYPSTEQGLQALVTAPADEPRWTGPYLQKKLPQDPWGRNYAYRYPGENSEYDLLSMGKDGQPGGEGENAEVTNWN from the coding sequence ATGAATCAGCATCTGCGTAATGCCCGGCGAACCCAAAGCGGGTTCACCCTGCTCGAACTGTTGGTGGTGCTGGTGGTGCTGGGGCTGTTGGCCGGCATCGTGGCACCGAAGTATTTCGCCCAACTGGGCCGTTCCGAAGTGAAAGTGGCCAAGGCGCAAATAGAAGGCTTGAGCAAAGCCCTGGACCTTTACCGCCTGGAAGTTGGCCACTACCCGTCCACCGAACAAGGCTTGCAGGCGCTGGTCACGGCCCCCGCCGACGAACCGCGCTGGACCGGCCCGTACCTGCAGAAAAAACTCCCGCAAGACCCTTGGGGCCGCAACTACGCCTATCGCTATCCCGGTGAAAACAGCGAGTACGACCTGTTGTCCATGGGCAAGGACGGCCAACCCGGCGGCGAAGGCGAGAACGCCGAAGTCACCAACTGGAACTGA
- a CDS encoding type II secretion system F family protein: protein MRFHLKAVGKAGVISMTVDAPGHSEARRIAEDQGLRVVSLHAERHWRALRMHKRETFNLVLFSQELTTLLNAGLPLIDALESLAEKENAPQARKTLSELVRLLYEGKSFSQALGQMSAVFPPLYVALVQSSEKTGAVGDALGRYVSYRQRMDEVRQKIISASIYPMLLLVVGGGVVLFLMGYVVPRFSLVFEGLGSNLPWLSQILMSSGMFLHTHQGEFFGGLLAIIVALTLLQRQPAFRRGLDRVIEKLPAVHQRIFMYELARFYRSLGILLQGGIPLVTAMGMVRNLLTVASRSRLDQACERVREGQSLSTALELNHLVTPVSLRLLRAGEQSGNLGQMMERSADFYDEEISRWIEWFVRLFEPLLMTFIGLLIGVIVILMYIPIFELASSIH, encoded by the coding sequence ATGCGCTTTCATCTCAAAGCCGTCGGCAAGGCCGGTGTCATCTCAATGACCGTCGATGCGCCGGGACACAGCGAAGCCAGGCGCATCGCCGAAGACCAGGGCCTGCGGGTAGTCAGCCTGCACGCCGAGCGCCATTGGCGCGCGTTGCGCATGCACAAGCGCGAGACGTTCAACCTGGTGTTGTTCAGCCAGGAACTGACCACCTTGCTCAACGCCGGCCTGCCGTTGATCGATGCGCTGGAAAGCCTGGCGGAAAAGGAAAACGCGCCACAAGCCCGCAAAACCCTGAGCGAACTGGTGCGCTTGCTGTACGAGGGCAAATCGTTTTCCCAGGCCCTGGGCCAGATGTCGGCGGTGTTCCCGCCTTTGTACGTGGCGCTGGTGCAGTCCAGTGAGAAGACCGGCGCAGTGGGCGATGCCCTGGGCCGCTATGTCAGCTACCGACAGCGCATGGACGAGGTTCGCCAGAAGATCATCAGCGCGTCGATCTACCCCATGCTGTTGCTGGTTGTGGGAGGCGGCGTGGTGTTGTTCCTGATGGGCTACGTCGTACCGCGCTTCAGCCTGGTGTTCGAAGGGCTGGGGTCGAACCTGCCCTGGTTGTCGCAGATCCTGATGAGCAGCGGCATGTTCCTTCACACCCATCAAGGCGAGTTCTTCGGCGGCTTGCTGGCCATCATCGTCGCCCTCACCCTGCTCCAGCGCCAACCGGCCTTTCGTCGGGGGCTGGACCGTGTGATCGAAAAACTCCCCGCCGTGCACCAGCGCATCTTCATGTATGAGCTGGCGCGCTTCTACCGTTCCCTGGGAATTTTGCTGCAAGGCGGCATTCCCCTCGTCACCGCCATGGGCATGGTGCGCAACCTGCTCACCGTCGCCTCCCGCAGCCGGCTGGACCAGGCCTGCGAACGGGTGCGCGAAGGGCAATCGCTATCGACCGCGCTGGAACTCAATCACCTGGTGACCCCCGTGTCCCTGCGCCTGCTGCGCGCCGGTGAACAGTCCGGCAACCTCGGGCAGATGATGGAGCGCAGCGCCGACTTCTACGACGAAGAAATCAGTCGCTGGATCGAATGGTTCGTACGGCTGTTCGAACCCCTGCTCATGACCTTTATCGGCCTGTTGATCGGGGTGATCGTGATCCTGATGTACATCCCGATTTTCGAACTGGCATCGAGCATTCACTGA
- the mnxG gene encoding manganese-oxidizing multicopper oxidase MnxG, giving the protein MIGISHAPSLINLLLLVTSMLGIEIASAAGRCERTLVANVVAFDQPLMFNRLGAQNVNGMMFALRRDVVDDHDISLAQGGAAVPGKVSLRPDKRPRPLVLRVAAGDCLTINLQNLLAYQANPGSHDGFEQEGEEDEGGQTGNAEGFKADEQVADRHVGFQVNGLQAVNSIDDIASYTGRNGNSLVAPGGSRSYTLFAEREGAFDVSSRGATFGGEGGAGNNANGLFAQVVVVPKGGRTYRNTLTEEEMRLASSGRTPAGQPIVDYQARYPQRQPWIREGKAGAPIINMVDGSEIISSESDAIVMGSNADGSFPTSTYPLEAMGKRNPALPNRLEPFRDFAAQFQDETAVTQAFPAYFADPVMGHVLEPTRDSFMINYGSGGMGAEVVANRLGVGPMHDCLSCAYEEFFLSSHTVGDVAMLVDVPANAGLENIRPGEVPRAVQVGVKATMALYPSEPSNVNHSYIGDFVKFRNTHNGYEHHIFHLHGHQWLYNPNDDNTDYLDAQGIGPGAGYTYEIANGGSGNRNRVAGDAIYHCHFYPHFAQGMWAMWRVHDVFEEGTRLEVSQQGDDGFHKKPYALRSGKPATGARALPDGEIIAGTPIPAVVPLPGKAMAPMPGKVAVVPKIGQTLVAAGDDDDDGDDDHGGGNGGVQAIGSLALVDRSEANRNADGSLKNPGFPFWIGGMESSVGQRPPTPPLDMLDAAKAQALKTSGNGLWANLDPNQSGGWDGGLGRHALDGVSAGGEAHTVTTSLDFSKEVKRAKPIYLPEEGTEVEQAAMAFHAKKEHPSFAVLPGKQVVARNFRTNGALPIAGAPFYEPCMDDRAKRLTSSAGSGEFNSGERIDGMSFTGSSTFTADRPRIYKAANIQFDAVYNKVGYHFPQARILALWEDAWPVITKQRPPEPLVMRMNTFDCVQYQQTNLVPATYEMDDYQVRTPTDVIGQHIHLPKWDLTSADGSSNGWNYEDGVLSPGAVVERIHAIRAFNQCEGADPRDGTPACPKAKSHPFFGQYGRADWMGARTAMQRWFIDPVINTKGVDRGLGTIFTHDHLGPSTHQQIGLYATVLAEPAGSTWFHAETGEPLYSGARADGGPTSWQAVISTGDLDGDGKNDSFREFFLEYSDFQHAYEAGVYVGAGPNGVPNPQAFPATADSFRYAINPPVRNNAGNLLEAVVEARGGIKPGCPTRPCPQAISVDDPGMFVVNYRNEPLGLRVFDPNKVGPDGKRGMQADGLGGDLSFAMQSRTDRAIAAMNLAPNLVTSATGPTGGTTLFPPHINRGGAEPGDPFTPMLRTYTGDNVRLRVHAGGHEEEHNVTLHGVKWLQSGTGYGNSSNSGWRASQMVGISEQMGFIAPLSMLSSSAASTGDYLYSMDASIEGYWNGIWGVMRNYTAQRNDLFALPNNTKPAGMRNTVAFEGTCPRIRANPNGIGTRPTVQRNYEVVAALANDILSNPLGLSIGDPEGLGQHVGGPLNPAGGTLVFNSRTVSIPRVTVTDPEDGETITIGGQSGPIHDPTAILYVRKTDLDPTTGKLKPGVPVEPLVLRAAAGDCINITLENRLPSVMPDLAQTAILQGLVKRDRHNSNGSTTFNNNLLRPSSHVGLHAQLLAYDITKSDGANVGANPIQTVPPRVGNTGAYPTKTYQYYAGHLEREGKPITQLGRNVDNINATAVEFGGLNFTPADVIKQPQKGLGGAMSVLPAGSTWVEDAKRASATVTATGQTVYRDFAMVWQRALNLRWAGGRPVEGIASEGMGVPNDPKDNAGMAINYKTEPMWYRFGLAPDAPFGRADGAGYGDVPNAHMAYSNALVGGDPQTPVFYVKPGQPFRTHVLMPTGGSRGATFQLDGHLWSVNPYLSEKSDTDGYPMGAPGVGSVRFGLNPMSMYIGARESVLPAAHFSAMHPSAGGVNGIAGDYLYRDNASFGNAAGFWGLLRVTNEPAPTTAPTP; this is encoded by the coding sequence ATGATCGGCATATCCCACGCCCCGTCCTTGATTAATTTGCTGTTGTTGGTGACGTCGATGCTCGGCATCGAGATTGCCAGCGCAGCTGGTCGTTGTGAGCGCACCCTGGTGGCCAACGTCGTGGCGTTCGATCAGCCGCTGATGTTCAACCGCCTGGGTGCGCAAAACGTCAACGGCATGATGTTCGCCCTGCGTCGCGATGTGGTCGATGACCATGACATTTCCCTCGCCCAAGGCGGCGCGGCAGTGCCGGGCAAGGTTTCCCTGCGGCCCGACAAGCGTCCGCGTCCGCTGGTGTTGCGAGTGGCCGCCGGCGATTGCCTGACCATCAATCTGCAGAACCTGCTGGCCTATCAGGCCAACCCGGGCAGTCATGACGGGTTTGAGCAGGAGGGCGAGGAGGACGAGGGCGGCCAGACCGGCAACGCCGAAGGTTTCAAGGCCGATGAGCAGGTGGCTGACCGTCATGTCGGTTTTCAGGTCAACGGCCTGCAGGCCGTCAACAGCATCGATGACATCGCCTCCTATACCGGGCGCAACGGCAACAGCCTCGTCGCTCCTGGCGGCAGCCGTTCCTATACGTTGTTCGCCGAGCGTGAAGGCGCGTTCGATGTCAGCAGCCGTGGCGCGACCTTCGGTGGCGAGGGCGGTGCGGGCAACAACGCCAATGGGCTGTTCGCCCAGGTGGTGGTCGTGCCCAAGGGCGGTCGTACTTACCGCAATACCCTGACCGAAGAAGAAATGCGCCTGGCCAGCAGCGGACGTACGCCAGCCGGCCAGCCAATCGTCGATTACCAGGCGCGCTACCCGCAACGCCAGCCGTGGATTCGCGAAGGCAAGGCCGGTGCGCCGATCATCAACATGGTGGACGGCAGTGAGATCATTTCCAGCGAAAGCGATGCGATCGTGATGGGCAGCAATGCCGACGGCAGCTTCCCGACTTCGACCTATCCACTGGAAGCCATGGGCAAACGCAATCCGGCGTTGCCGAACCGGCTGGAACCGTTCCGCGATTTCGCCGCGCAGTTCCAGGATGAAACCGCCGTCACCCAAGCCTTCCCGGCGTACTTTGCCGACCCGGTGATGGGCCATGTGCTGGAGCCGACCCGCGACTCGTTCATGATCAACTACGGCTCCGGCGGCATGGGCGCCGAGGTGGTCGCCAACCGCCTGGGCGTGGGGCCGATGCACGATTGCCTGTCCTGCGCCTATGAAGAGTTTTTCTTGAGCTCGCACACCGTGGGCGACGTGGCGATGCTGGTGGACGTACCGGCCAACGCCGGCCTGGAAAACATTCGCCCCGGCGAAGTGCCGCGTGCCGTTCAGGTCGGGGTCAAGGCGACCATGGCGCTGTATCCGTCGGAGCCGTCCAACGTCAATCACAGCTACATCGGCGACTTCGTCAAATTCCGCAACACCCACAACGGCTATGAACACCACATCTTCCATCTGCACGGGCATCAATGGCTGTACAACCCGAACGATGACAACACCGATTACCTGGACGCCCAGGGCATTGGCCCGGGTGCCGGCTACACCTATGAAATCGCCAACGGCGGTTCGGGCAACCGTAACCGGGTAGCGGGCGATGCGATCTATCACTGCCACTTCTACCCGCACTTCGCCCAAGGCATGTGGGCCATGTGGCGGGTGCACGATGTGTTTGAAGAAGGCACCCGGCTCGAAGTGTCCCAGCAGGGTGACGACGGCTTCCACAAGAAGCCCTATGCGCTGCGCAGCGGTAAACCGGCGACGGGCGCGCGGGCCTTGCCCGATGGCGAAATCATCGCCGGTACGCCGATCCCGGCGGTCGTGCCGCTGCCTGGCAAAGCCATGGCGCCAATGCCGGGCAAGGTCGCCGTGGTGCCGAAAATCGGCCAGACCCTGGTGGCCGCGGGCGATGATGACGATGATGGTGATGATGACCACGGCGGCGGCAATGGCGGTGTCCAGGCCATCGGTTCGCTGGCGCTGGTCGATCGCAGCGAAGCCAACCGCAACGCCGACGGCAGCCTGAAAAACCCCGGTTTCCCATTCTGGATCGGCGGCATGGAAAGTTCGGTCGGCCAACGCCCGCCAACCCCACCGCTGGACATGCTCGACGCCGCCAAGGCCCAGGCCCTGAAAACCAGCGGCAATGGCCTGTGGGCCAACCTCGACCCGAACCAGTCCGGTGGCTGGGACGGTGGTCTGGGGCGCCATGCGCTGGACGGCGTGTCTGCCGGTGGCGAGGCGCACACGGTGACCACCTCGCTGGACTTCTCCAAGGAAGTGAAGCGCGCCAAACCGATTTACCTGCCGGAAGAGGGCACCGAAGTCGAACAGGCGGCCATGGCCTTCCACGCCAAGAAGGAGCACCCAAGCTTTGCCGTGCTGCCGGGCAAACAGGTGGTGGCGCGCAACTTTCGCACCAACGGTGCCTTGCCGATTGCCGGTGCGCCGTTCTACGAACCGTGCATGGATGATCGGGCCAAACGCCTGACCAGCAGCGCCGGCAGCGGTGAATTCAATAGCGGTGAGCGCATCGACGGGATGTCCTTCACCGGCTCCTCGACCTTCACCGCCGACCGTCCGCGCATCTACAAGGCGGCCAACATCCAGTTCGACGCGGTGTACAACAAGGTCGGCTACCACTTCCCGCAGGCGCGCATCCTGGCGTTGTGGGAAGACGCCTGGCCGGTGATCACCAAGCAGCGTCCGCCAGAGCCGCTGGTGATGCGCATGAACACCTTCGACTGCGTGCAATACCAGCAAACCAACCTGGTGCCGGCCACCTATGAGATGGACGACTATCAGGTGCGCACCCCGACCGACGTGATCGGCCAGCACATTCACCTGCCGAAGTGGGACCTGACCTCGGCGGACGGTTCTTCCAACGGCTGGAACTACGAAGACGGCGTGCTTTCCCCGGGCGCCGTGGTGGAACGCATCCATGCCATCCGCGCGTTCAATCAGTGCGAAGGCGCCGACCCGCGTGACGGCACGCCGGCCTGCCCGAAAGCCAAGAGCCATCCGTTCTTTGGTCAATATGGCCGGGCGGACTGGATGGGCGCGCGCACGGCGATGCAGCGCTGGTTCATTGACCCGGTAATCAACACCAAGGGTGTCGACCGTGGCCTGGGGACCATCTTCACCCACGACCACCTCGGCCCATCGACTCACCAACAGATTGGCCTGTACGCCACCGTACTGGCCGAACCGGCCGGGTCCACCTGGTTCCACGCCGAAACCGGCGAGCCGTTGTACAGCGGCGCGCGCGCTGACGGCGGGCCGACCTCCTGGCAAGCGGTGATCTCCACCGGTGACCTGGACGGTGACGGCAAGAACGACAGCTTCCGTGAGTTCTTCCTGGAATACAGCGACTTCCAGCACGCTTACGAAGCCGGCGTGTACGTAGGCGCCGGCCCCAATGGCGTGCCCAATCCACAGGCGTTCCCGGCGACGGCCGACAGCTTCCGCTACGCGATCAACCCGCCGGTGCGCAACAACGCCGGCAACCTGCTCGAGGCGGTGGTCGAGGCCCGTGGCGGCATCAAGCCGGGCTGCCCGACCCGACCATGCCCGCAAGCGATCTCGGTGGATGACCCCGGCATGTTCGTGGTCAATTACCGCAACGAACCCCTGGGCCTGCGGGTGTTCGACCCGAACAAGGTCGGCCCCGACGGCAAGCGCGGCATGCAGGCCGACGGCCTCGGTGGCGATCTGTCGTTCGCCATGCAAAGCCGCACCGACCGTGCGATCGCGGCAATGAACCTGGCGCCCAACCTGGTGACGTCGGCCACCGGCCCGACTGGCGGCACCACGCTGTTCCCGCCGCACATCAACCGTGGCGGTGCAGAACCGGGTGATCCGTTCACACCGATGCTGCGCACCTACACCGGCGACAATGTACGGTTGCGGGTGCATGCCGGCGGCCATGAAGAAGAGCACAACGTCACCCTGCACGGTGTGAAGTGGCTGCAAAGCGGCACCGGCTACGGCAACAGCTCCAACTCGGGCTGGCGCGCTTCGCAAATGGTCGGGATTTCCGAGCAGATGGGCTTCATTGCGCCGCTGTCGATGCTCTCCAGTTCCGCGGCGAGCACCGGTGATTACCTGTACTCGATGGATGCCTCGATTGAAGGCTACTGGAACGGTATCTGGGGCGTGATGCGCAACTACACCGCGCAACGCAACGATCTGTTCGCGCTGCCGAACAACACGAAACCGGCGGGCATGCGCAACACCGTGGCGTTCGAGGGCACCTGCCCACGGATCCGCGCCAACCCGAACGGCATCGGCACAAGGCCGACCGTGCAGCGCAACTACGAGGTGGTGGCGGCGCTGGCCAATGACATCCTGAGCAACCCGCTGGGCTTGTCGATCGGTGACCCGGAGGGGCTCGGCCAGCATGTCGGCGGGCCGCTGAATCCGGCGGGCGGCACCTTGGTGTTCAACTCGCGGACCGTGAGTATTCCGCGGGTGACGGTGACCGATCCCGAGGACGGCGAAACCATCACCATCGGTGGCCAGAGCGGGCCGATCCATGACCCGACCGCGATCCTGTACGTGCGCAAGACCGACCTTGATCCGACCACCGGCAAGCTCAAGCCGGGCGTACCTGTCGAGCCGCTGGTACTGCGCGCAGCGGCCGGGGACTGCATCAATATCACCCTGGAGAACCGCCTGCCGAGCGTGATGCCGGACCTGGCCCAGACCGCGATCCTGCAAGGGCTGGTCAAGCGTGACCGGCATAACAGTAACGGCTCGACCACCTTCAACAACAACCTGCTGCGGCCTTCCAGCCATGTCGGCCTGCATGCGCAATTGCTGGCCTACGACATCACCAAGTCCGACGGCGCCAACGTCGGCGCCAACCCGATCCAGACCGTGCCACCACGGGTTGGCAACACCGGCGCGTACCCGACCAAGACCTACCAGTATTACGCCGGGCACCTGGAGCGTGAAGGCAAGCCGATCACTCAACTGGGTCGCAACGTCGACAACATCAACGCCACGGCGGTGGAGTTCGGTGGGTTGAATTTCACCCCGGCGGATGTGATCAAGCAGCCGCAGAAAGGCCTTGGCGGAGCGATGAGTGTGCTGCCGGCAGGCTCTACCTGGGTCGAGGATGCCAAGCGTGCCTCGGCCACGGTCACGGCGACGGGGCAGACGGTCTACCGCGACTTTGCGATGGTCTGGCAGCGTGCCTTGAACCTGCGCTGGGCGGGTGGGCGGCCGGTGGAAGGCATCGCCTCGGAAGGCATGGGGGTGCCGAATGATCCGAAGGACAACGCCGGCATGGCCATCAACTACAAGACCGAGCCCATGTGGTACCGCTTCGGCCTCGCTCCGGATGCGCCGTTCGGCCGGGCCGACGGTGCCGGCTACGGCGACGTGCCCAACGCCCACATGGCCTACAGCAACGCGTTGGTGGGCGGTGATCCGCAAACACCGGTGTTCTACGTGAAACCGGGGCAACCGTTCCGTACCCATGTGCTGATGCCTACCGGCGGCAGTCGTGGCGCGACGTTCCAGCTCGACGGTCACCTCTGGTCGGTCAACCCGTACCTGTCGGAGAAGAGCGATACCGATGGCTATCCGATGGGCGCCCCGGGCGTTGGTTCGGTGCGGTTCGGCTTGAACCCGATGTCGATGTACATCGGCGCCCGCGAAAGCGTACTGCCGGCCGCGCACTTCAGCGCCATGCACCCGAGCGCTGGCGGCGTCAACGGGATTGCGGGGGATTACCTGTACCGCGACAACGCGTCCTTCGGCAATGCCGCCGGTTTCTGGGGCTTGCTGCGGGTCACGAATGAACCGGCGCCGACAACGGCACCGACACCGTAG